A window of Penaeus monodon isolate SGIC_2016 chromosome 40, NSTDA_Pmon_1, whole genome shotgun sequence contains these coding sequences:
- the LOC119597952 gene encoding basic salivary proline-rich protein 4-like, protein MTFNHNLAPPAMTQQQKKQRQTKKNTGVNRKPKGNTGATPEPREHRATATPEPRQKPRAKATRSKREHRSNTGAKANTGAKNTPEQHQSQGTPEPSKNRSNQARNPEQHQRRGTPGENQNPQKDNTRAQREHRSTPKPKGTPEQTRAKATLGKPKPRQPGAKPQPRQHPGQREHRKRGTPEPPPKGTPEQPKPRKANRKKGQTGKTRAQGKNREQPPKPRQPGATLQHQKPQTKTPGKCTPEPKGTPGKQHQAQREHRSNPTPKKGPPKSQTPEGTANPKSQGAHFSTR, encoded by the exons ATGACGTTTAACCATAATCTAGCTCCCCCCGCCATG acgcaacaacaaaaaaagcaacgCCAAACCAAAAAGAACACCGGGGTAAACAGAAAACCCAAAGGGAACACCGGGGCAACACCCGAGCCAAGGGAACACCGGGCAACTGCAACACCAGAGCCAAGGCAAAAACCCCGAGCCAAGGCAACACGGAGCAAAAGGGAACACCGGAGCAACACCGGAGCAAAGGCCAACACCGGAGCAAAAAACACACCGGAGCAACACCAGAGCCAAGGAACACCAGAGCCAAGCAAAAACCGGAGCAACCAAGCAAGGAACCCGGAGCAACACCAGAGAAGGGGAACACCCGGGGAAAACCAAAACCCGCAAAAGGACAACACCAGAGCCCAAAGGGAACACCGGAGCACACCAAAGCCAAAGGGAACACCGGAGCAAACCAGAGCCAAGGCAACACTGGGCAAACCAAAGCCAAGGCAACCCGGAGCAAAACCCCAGCCAAGGCAACACCCGGGGCAAAGGGAACACCGGAAAAGGGGAACACCGGAGCCCCCCCCCAAGGGAACACCGGAGCAACCAAAACCCCGAAAGGCAAACCGGAAAAAGGGGCAAACGGGGAAAACCagagcccaagggaaaaaccgggAACAACCCCCCAAGCCAAGGCAACCCGGAGCAACTTtgcaacaccaaaaaccccaaaccaaaacaccgGGCAAATGCACACCAGAGCCCAAGGGAACACCGGGGAAGCAACACCAGGCCCAAAGGGAACACCGGagcaacccaacccccaaaaagggccccccaaaaagccaAACACCGGAGGGAACTGCAAACCCAAAAAGCCAAGGGGCCCACTTTTCTACacgataa